One Maribacter cobaltidurans genomic window carries:
- a CDS encoding thiol-disulfide oxidoreductase DCC family protein translates to MKEQKKIILFDGVCNVCNGFVQFVIKRDKDDLFRYASLQSDIAQKLLSERKIDTRRIDSVVLIEPGVAYYIKSDAALEIGKGLKGYRTLSKMLGLIPSSLRNIVYDLIARNRYSWFGKKDECMIPTPEIKSKFL, encoded by the coding sequence GTGAAAGAACAAAAAAAAATAATTCTGTTCGACGGCGTTTGCAATGTGTGCAATGGCTTTGTCCAATTTGTAATTAAAAGGGACAAAGATGACCTATTTCGCTATGCTTCCCTGCAAAGCGATATTGCCCAAAAACTACTATCGGAAAGAAAAATCGATACGCGGCGAATAGATTCAGTGGTTTTGATAGAGCCCGGAGTGGCCTACTATATCAAATCTGATGCGGCTTTGGAGATTGGCAAAGGTTTAAAAGGATATCGTACCCTTTCAAAAATGCTTGGATTGATTCCCAGTTCTTTACGAAATATCGTATACGATTTAATTGCTCGAAATCGATACTCTTGGTTCGGTAAAAAGGATGAATGTATGATTCCCACCCCAGAAATAAAGTCGAAATTCCTATAA
- a CDS encoding tetratricopeptide repeat protein → MKLDSMAFEAQILRYQQGIENNLEEAKLIVDSLKLNAVQQKEIYFEAKAYQLLGHYFYLKSDFQNSIDNCKKALDLLGKLKVEGPIPNILNQLGISQRYLSQYDEALKSHQKSAELNERINGDPIDLARSYLNMGNLMFDVKNLEASNKYYLQSEEICIKYELNEFIPKCWGNLAANYRYEGHYEKALEYHLKSIALFEKNPSIALTREYNNIGAVYDDLEDFKVAKSYYSKALMHSEKYGEPQLVGLIYRNLGEIAMVEKDYGQAEEYIQKSMDIAKNTQNIERLIRGYGKMAEIKAATNDYKNAYDYKTKYIILYDSLKGIEVTERINNLEIKYQTEKKEAEIALQQEEINTLNEKSRADNLKKGMYAGGMASGLVFSGLLFFGFRQRMKKNKIEREKQEAIYQQEIEHKQKELASQTLHLVQKNTFIQELMENLENIKNSPEKFKMEFRRIVMLLKKENASDKDWEVFKSYFADVHNDFDQKLKTLYADISEKEIRLAAFLRMNLTTKEIAATLNVLPDSILKSKYRLKKKLGLDKETDLATFLNSL, encoded by the coding sequence ATGAAATTGGATAGCATGGCATTCGAAGCTCAAATACTACGTTACCAGCAAGGGATAGAAAATAATTTAGAAGAGGCCAAACTTATTGTAGATAGCCTAAAGCTTAATGCCGTTCAACAAAAGGAAATTTATTTTGAAGCTAAGGCGTATCAACTTTTGGGTCATTATTTCTATTTGAAATCGGACTTTCAAAATTCTATCGATAACTGTAAGAAAGCGCTGGACCTATTGGGAAAGCTTAAAGTTGAGGGTCCCATACCCAATATACTCAACCAATTGGGTATCTCGCAGAGATACTTAAGCCAATATGATGAGGCTTTGAAATCACATCAGAAGTCGGCAGAGCTTAACGAGAGAATCAATGGCGACCCAATTGATTTGGCAAGAAGCTATTTGAATATGGGCAACCTTATGTTCGATGTGAAAAATTTGGAAGCTTCCAACAAGTACTATCTACAAAGCGAAGAAATATGTATAAAATATGAGTTGAACGAATTTATCCCTAAATGTTGGGGAAACCTCGCTGCAAATTACCGCTATGAAGGTCATTATGAAAAAGCCCTTGAATATCATCTTAAGAGTATTGCCTTGTTTGAAAAAAATCCAAGTATTGCGTTAACCCGTGAATACAATAATATAGGTGCTGTCTATGATGATTTGGAAGATTTTAAAGTGGCAAAATCATATTATTCAAAAGCATTAATGCATTCTGAAAAATACGGCGAACCACAATTAGTAGGATTGATTTATAGAAATCTTGGGGAAATAGCCATGGTCGAGAAAGACTATGGACAAGCGGAAGAATACATTCAAAAATCAATGGACATTGCCAAAAACACCCAAAATATAGAGCGACTCATACGAGGGTATGGAAAGATGGCCGAAATTAAAGCAGCTACCAACGATTATAAAAATGCATATGACTATAAAACAAAATATATAATATTATATGATAGCCTAAAGGGAATAGAGGTTACAGAAAGAATTAACAATCTGGAAATTAAATATCAAACCGAAAAAAAAGAAGCGGAAATCGCATTGCAGCAAGAAGAAATTAACACCTTGAACGAAAAATCACGTGCCGATAATTTAAAAAAAGGTATGTATGCTGGTGGAATGGCCTCAGGCTTAGTGTTCTCCGGCCTTTTGTTTTTTGGGTTTAGGCAACGGATGAAGAAAAACAAAATTGAAAGGGAAAAACAAGAAGCTATCTACCAACAGGAAATTGAGCACAAGCAAAAGGAATTGGCCAGCCAGACCCTTCACTTGGTCCAAAAGAACACCTTTATCCAGGAACTTATGGAAAACTTGGAAAACATTAAAAACTCCCCGGAAAAATTCAAGATGGAATTCCGACGTATCGTAATGCTGCTAAAAAAGGAAAATGCTTCGGATAAGGACTGGGAGGTCTTTAAAAGTTATTTCGCCGATGTGCACAACGACTTTGATCAGAAACTAAAAACACTCTATGCCGACATCTCCGAAAAGGAAATCCGCCTGGCCGCCTTCCTTCGCATGAACCTTACCACCAAGGAAATTGCCGCAACCTTGAACGTTTTACCAGATAGTATCCTGAAATCCAAATACCGACTCAAAAAGAAGCTGGGCCTGGACAAGGAGACCGATTTGGCAACTTTCCTGAATAGCTTGTAG
- a CDS encoding tetratricopeptide repeat protein encodes MNCIKHLVFLLISINSLLFSQEPLVKSDSLGELLKQSKSYKDSVDILAQMAKYQMYNDSRESIALANLILSISKNNNYGNGLSDGHFLKANAYGALQIMDSAMLNYQEAIRFSKHFDSNRNLASAMANISVIEGQNGNYLKAIKLMDTVAKMNLAEKDYLNYGVTLNNRAYHFYEQGDYVNAMRGFKAALNVLDTIPRDIFRQGDVYRNIAKLNYQEKDFEDALSYLNKANDIYEKVDDYLFQSYVWSDIGNVYLELKQYDNAIESYKKGLTICEDYGFKESRSLSLGNLAIALRDQGKLEEALNNFYKSTKNTEHDESMANRIVHEYHVGYTHALLNNKDSALFHLNRAISWSDSLGQANELKNALEFRSKSYALWGMEINALEDLLKMNVIKDSIFNTKKSKQIEQLQTLYETEKKEAEIALQKEEINTLNERAKVDTLTKGLYAGGMFTFVTVSGLLFFGFRQRIKKNKIEREKQEAIYQQEIEHKQKELASQTLHLVQKNTFIQELMENLENIKNSPEKFKMEFRRIVMLLKKENASDKDWEVFKSYFADVHNDFDQKLKTIYADISEKEIRLAAFLRMNLTTKEIAATLNVLPDSILKSKYRLKKKLGLDKDTDLNQFLNTL; translated from the coding sequence ATGAACTGTATTAAACATTTAGTGTTTTTGTTGATTTCTATTAATTCACTCCTGTTCTCACAAGAACCTCTGGTAAAATCGGATAGTCTTGGTGAATTATTAAAGCAAAGTAAGAGTTACAAGGATAGTGTGGATATTTTGGCTCAAATGGCAAAATATCAAATGTATAATGACTCAAGGGAATCCATTGCTCTAGCCAATTTGATATTAAGTATTAGTAAAAATAATAACTATGGAAATGGACTTTCAGACGGACATTTCCTTAAGGCCAATGCTTATGGAGCATTGCAAATAATGGACAGTGCCATGCTGAACTATCAAGAGGCCATTAGGTTCTCAAAGCATTTTGACAGTAATAGAAACTTGGCCAGTGCTATGGCCAATATAAGTGTTATAGAAGGACAAAATGGCAATTATTTAAAAGCTATAAAGCTTATGGATACTGTCGCAAAAATGAACCTTGCAGAAAAGGATTATCTCAATTATGGCGTTACGCTCAATAATAGGGCCTATCATTTTTACGAACAAGGAGATTATGTAAACGCCATGAGAGGTTTTAAGGCGGCATTGAATGTACTTGATACTATACCGAGGGATATTTTTCGTCAAGGTGATGTTTATAGAAATATCGCCAAACTCAATTATCAGGAAAAAGATTTTGAAGACGCACTTTCTTATTTAAATAAAGCCAATGATATTTATGAAAAAGTAGATGATTACCTATTTCAATCCTATGTTTGGTCGGATATTGGGAATGTCTACTTGGAACTTAAACAGTATGACAATGCTATTGAAAGTTATAAAAAAGGACTCACCATTTGCGAAGATTACGGTTTTAAGGAATCCAGATCTTTATCTTTAGGCAACTTGGCCATTGCACTTCGGGATCAGGGAAAACTTGAAGAAGCCCTGAATAATTTTTATAAATCGACTAAAAATACTGAACATGATGAAAGTATGGCCAACCGAATTGTCCATGAATATCATGTGGGTTATACCCATGCCCTTCTTAACAATAAGGATTCTGCTTTATTTCATCTTAACAGGGCTATTTCTTGGTCAGACTCTTTAGGCCAAGCCAATGAGCTTAAAAATGCGTTGGAATTCAGGTCAAAATCCTATGCGCTTTGGGGTATGGAAATCAATGCCTTAGAAGATTTACTTAAAATGAATGTTATAAAGGATAGCATCTTCAATACCAAGAAATCCAAGCAAATAGAACAACTACAAACCTTATATGAAACCGAAAAAAAAGAAGCGGAAATTGCCCTGCAAAAAGAAGAAATCAACACTTTAAATGAAAGGGCCAAAGTGGATACATTGACCAAAGGGCTCTATGCCGGGGGCATGTTCACATTTGTGACCGTTTCAGGTTTGTTATTCTTCGGATTCCGACAGCGTATAAAGAAAAACAAAATCGAAAGAGAAAAACAAGAGGCTATTTACCAACAGGAAATTGAGCATAAGCAAAAGGAACTTGCTAGCCAGACCCTACATTTGGTCCAAAAGAACACCTTTATCCAAGAACTCATGGAAAACCTAGAGAACATTAAGAACTCTCCGGAGAAATTCAAGATGGAATTCCGGCGTATCGTAATGCTACTTAAAAAGGAAAATGCTTCGGACAAGGACTGGGAGGTTTTCAAAAGCTATTTTGCGGACGTCCACAACGATTTCGACCAAAAACTTAAGACTATTTATGCGGACATCTCAGAGAAGGAGATTCGTCTGGCTGCCTTCCTTCGTATGAACCTTACCACTAAGGAGATCGCCGCTACCCTGAACGTACTTCCTGACAGTATTCTAAAATCGAAATATCGACTTAAAAAGAAACTGGGTTTGGATAAGGATACCGACTTGAATCAATTTTTAAACACTCTATGA
- a CDS encoding thiol-activated cytolysin family protein has protein sequence MKTINLKNLKGASIMLVGLTLGVSSCSKDTVEPIDQNQGVGGAEADSINAYLSKLSYDPDVLLNVQSSPGSEVKEISNTNSNSLGNVTECRTNEYDIRSNFEDVAIFDPTLGVVYPGALVIGNSEMLDGSPQPLQIERSAMQLRLDLPGIGEGGTLNVEKPDYGTVQTALDNGLEYWNSEIAPQGYEIASNAYYESTTAYTSKQMSLDLGVGVEWASGSSFESQFSYSNTTEKRVAAILYRQVFYEVTMVTPDSPADVFGSSVDINKVKSLMNSDAPPAYVSSVQYGRIIMVRMETTSTETSVELDAALEYASIGKDVNADVEAKYKSILEQSTINVVTIGGNAEVASKVITGSDVASSGGLNYVITEGALYSRDNPGAPIAYTIKYLKDNRIAKMGYNTDYRLEECQTYAYKHKNARLKKTIGVDVRFRFSYKKRGSQTTAETSWKKVDENNIFFNMTPPDGAHDVHIQFQYWDLVWKTMGEFDLNYISSEKCYEAYCSKTFLGICTEYTIKSVSCN, from the coding sequence ATGAAAACAATCAATTTAAAAAACCTGAAAGGAGCATCCATTATGTTAGTCGGTTTAACCCTAGGGGTTAGCTCCTGTAGTAAGGATACCGTTGAACCTATTGACCAAAACCAAGGTGTTGGTGGAGCAGAGGCGGATAGTATAAATGCCTATTTATCCAAGTTGAGCTACGACCCTGATGTATTGCTCAACGTACAGAGTTCACCTGGATCTGAAGTTAAAGAAATTAGCAACACAAATAGTAATAGTCTTGGAAACGTTACAGAGTGCAGAACCAATGAATATGATATACGATCTAATTTTGAGGATGTAGCCATCTTTGACCCAACCTTGGGAGTCGTATATCCAGGGGCTCTTGTAATTGGAAATAGTGAAATGTTAGATGGCTCACCACAGCCATTACAAATTGAGAGGTCTGCAATGCAACTACGTTTGGACCTGCCAGGAATAGGAGAAGGAGGGACTTTAAATGTTGAAAAACCGGATTATGGAACGGTCCAAACGGCTTTGGATAATGGATTGGAATACTGGAACAGCGAAATCGCTCCTCAAGGATATGAAATTGCATCCAATGCTTATTACGAATCAACAACGGCATATACTTCCAAACAAATGAGCCTAGATCTGGGGGTAGGAGTGGAATGGGCAAGCGGTTCTTCCTTCGAGTCTCAGTTCAGTTATAGCAACACAACAGAAAAAAGAGTGGCAGCTATATTATACAGACAAGTGTTTTATGAAGTAACCATGGTAACCCCGGATTCACCGGCAGATGTTTTTGGAAGCTCGGTTGATATTAATAAAGTGAAGTCTTTGATGAATTCAGATGCGCCCCCTGCCTATGTTAGCTCCGTTCAATATGGAAGGATTATCATGGTACGTATGGAGACCACCAGTACGGAAACCAGTGTAGAACTAGATGCGGCCTTGGAATATGCCAGTATAGGAAAAGATGTAAATGCAGATGTAGAAGCTAAATATAAATCCATATTGGAACAATCAACTATTAATGTAGTGACAATAGGTGGTAATGCCGAAGTAGCTTCAAAAGTAATTACCGGGAGCGATGTAGCTTCATCTGGCGGCTTAAATTATGTGATTACGGAAGGGGCACTATATAGTAGGGACAATCCTGGTGCACCCATAGCTTATACGATTAAATATCTTAAGGATAATCGCATTGCAAAAATGGGCTACAATACCGATTATAGACTTGAAGAATGCCAGACTTATGCCTATAAACACAAAAATGCAAGGCTTAAAAAAACCATTGGGGTCGATGTAAGGTTTCGGTTTTCATATAAGAAAAGAGGAAGTCAAACTACAGCTGAGACTTCTTGGAAAAAGGTCGATGAAAATAATATTTTTTTCAATATGACTCCTCCCGATGGGGCCCATGATGTACATATTCAATTCCAATACTGGGACTTGGTTTGGAAAACTATGGGAGAGTTCGACCTAAATTATATCAGTAGCGAAAAATGCTACGAGGCATATTGTTCCAAAACCTTTTTAGGAATTTGTACAGAATATACTATAAAATCAGTTAGTTGTAATTAG
- a CDS encoding DUF1206 domain-containing protein has product MDDKIKKAARTGFAAKGTVYLITGILAFLAAFNLGGQKAGKLEVIDFLENQPFGKFILVALGLGLCCYALWRFIQSIQDPENIGNDGKGTVKRISFFISGLIYMGLGFFAIIKAFSQSGSGGGSKSSVIPSEYQQYIFLALGICLAGKSIYQFIKAYKGTFISKFNLKAMSDSKKRKFIKNMGYAGLTARGILVGIVAYFFVTAGLSMSSASSGMKGTAGAFSFLQQNSSGPWLMGLVAAGLACYGIYMFTMSKYRSFQ; this is encoded by the coding sequence ATGGATGATAAAATAAAAAAAGCAGCAAGGACGGGATTCGCAGCAAAAGGTACCGTTTATTTAATAACAGGGATTTTAGCCTTCTTGGCGGCCTTTAATCTTGGCGGACAGAAAGCTGGAAAGCTAGAGGTAATCGATTTTTTGGAAAATCAACCTTTTGGAAAGTTTATATTGGTAGCCCTTGGGCTTGGCCTTTGTTGTTATGCCCTTTGGCGTTTTATTCAAAGCATCCAGGATCCAGAAAATATTGGAAATGATGGTAAGGGAACCGTTAAGCGTATTAGCTTTTTTATTAGTGGCCTAATTTATATGGGACTTGGTTTTTTCGCCATTATCAAGGCATTTTCTCAATCTGGCAGTGGTGGAGGAAGTAAATCTTCGGTGATACCCTCAGAATATCAACAATATATATTTCTAGCCTTAGGAATATGTCTTGCTGGTAAAAGTATTTATCAATTCATAAAAGCATACAAGGGAACATTTATATCAAAATTTAACCTTAAAGCTATGTCCGATAGTAAAAAACGAAAATTTATAAAAAATATGGGGTATGCAGGCCTAACCGCTCGAGGTATCCTAGTGGGTATTGTTGCTTATTTCTTTGTCACCGCCGGATTATCAATGAGCAGTGCATCGAGCGGTATGAAAGGAACTGCCGGCGCCTTCTCCTTTTTACAGCAAAACTCTTCGGGACCTTGGTTAATGGGTCTCGTTGCCGCAGGATTGGCTTGCTATGGTATTTATATGTTTACCATGTCCAAATACCGTTCTTTCCAATAA